From a region of the Hippopotamus amphibius kiboko isolate mHipAmp2 chromosome 3, mHipAmp2.hap2, whole genome shotgun sequence genome:
- the CD151 gene encoding CD151 antigen, which translates to MGEFGEKTTTCGTVCLKYLLFTFNCCFWLAGLAVMAVGIWTLALKSDYISLLASGTYLATAYILVVAGVVVMVTGVLGCCATFKERRNLLRLYFILLLVIFLLEIIAGVLAYVYYQQLNAELKENLKDTMTKRYHQPGHEGVTSAVDKLQQEFHCCGSNNSQDWRDSEWIRSGEAGGRVVPDSCCKTVVPGCGQRDHASNIYKVEGGCITKLETFIQEHLRIIGAVGLGIACVQVFGMIFTCCLYKSLKLEHY; encoded by the exons aTGGGTGAGTTCGGCGAGAAGACCACAACATGTGGCACCGTCTGCCTCAAGTACCTGCTCTTCACCTTCAACTGCTGCTTCTGG CTGGCTGGTCTGGCCGTCATGGCCGTGGGCATCTGGACACTGGCCCTCAAGAGCGACTACATCAGCCTGCTGGCCTCGGGCACCTACCTGGCCACAGCCTACATCCTGGTGGTGGCGGGTGTTGTCGTCATGGTGACCGGGGTTCTGGGCTGCTGCGCCACCTTCAAGGAGCGGAGGAACCTGCTGCGTCTG TACTTCATCCTGCTGCTCGTCATCTTTCTGCTGGAGATCATCGCGGGAGTCCTGGCTTACGTTTACTATCAGCAG CTGAACGCAGAGCTCAAGGAGAACCTGAAGGACACCATGACCAAGCGGTACCACCAGCCGGGCCACGAGGGAGTGACCAGCGCTGTGGACAAGCTGCAGCAGGAG TTCCACTGCTGTGGCAGCAACAACTCGCAGGACTGGAGGGACAGCGAGTGGATCCGCTCGGGTGAGGCAGGCGGCCGAGTGGTCCCTGACAGCTGCTGTAAGACTGTGGTGCCTGGCTGCGGGCAGCGGGACCACGCTTCCAACATCTACAAGGTGGAG GGCGGCTGCATCACCAAGCTGGAGACCTTCATCCAGGAGCACCTGCGGATCATCGGGGCTGTGGGCCTCGGCATCGCCTGCGtgcag GTGTTCGGTATGATCTTCACGTGCTGCCTGTACAAGAGCCTGAAGCTGGAGCACTACTGA
- the POLR2L gene encoding DNA-directed RNA polymerases I, II, and III subunit RPABC5, with protein sequence MIIPVRCFTCGKIVGNKWEAYLGLLQAEYTEGDALDALGLKRYCCRRMLLAHVDLIEKLLNYAPLEK encoded by the exons ATGATCATCCCCGTGCGCTGCTTCACGTGCGGCAAGATCGTCGGCAACAAGTGGGAGGCCTACCTGGGGCTGCTGCAGGCCGAGTATACCGAGGG GGACGCCCTGGATGCGCTGGGCCTGAAGCGCTACTGCTGCCGCCGCATGCTGCTGGCCCACGTGGACCTGATTGAGAAGCTGCTCAACTACGCTCCGCTGGAGAAGTGA
- the TSPAN4 gene encoding tetraspanin-4 isoform X1, translating to MRRSSTDESTYRRSPSPPGKEPGFVRGGPFSGLHASPGPRAAQARYTSPKGNKYVVFYLDLSFIFLLELKRCSMARGCLQGVKYLMFAFNLLFWLGGCGILGVGIWLAATQGNFATLSSSFPSLSAANLLIVTGTFVMAIGFVGCIGAIKENKCLLLTFFVMLLLVFLLEASIAILFFAYTDKIDRYAQRDLKKGLHLYGTPGNVGLTNAWSIIQTDFRCCGVSNYTDWFEVYNATRVPDSCCLEFSESCGLHAPGTWWKAPCYETVKMWLQENLLAVGIFGLCTALVQILGLTFAMTMYCQVVKADTYCA from the exons ATGCGCCGCTCGAGCACGGACGAGTCCACGTACCGGCGCAGCCCGTCGCCGCCGGGCAAGGAGCCGGGCTTCGTGCGCGGCGGCCCCTTCTCCGGCCTGCACGCCAGCCCCGGCCCCAGGGCGGCCCAGGCGCGCTACACGTCCCCCAAGGGCAACAAGTACGTGGTCTTCTACCTGGATCTGTCCTTCATCTTCCTCCTAGAGCTGAAGCGCTGCAGCATGGCGCGCGGCTGCCTGCAGGGCGTCAAGTACCTCATGTTCGCCTTCAACCTGCTCTTCTGG CTGGGAGGCTGCGGCATCCTCGGCGTTGGCATCTGGCTGGCGGCCACGCAGGGGAACTTCGCCACCCTGTCCTCCTCCTTCCCGTCCCTGTCGGCCGCCAACCTGCTTATTGTCACCGGCACCTTCGTGATGGCCATCGGCTTTGTGGGCTGCATCGGGGCCATCAAGGAGAACAAATGCCTTCTGCTCACC TTCTttgtgatgctgctgctggtgttcctGCTGGAGGCCTCTATTGCCATCCTCTTCTTCGCCTACACTGACAAG ATCGACAGGTACGCCCAGCGGGACCTAAAGAAGGGCCTGCACCTGTATGGCACCCCGGGCAACGTGGGCCTCACCAACGCCTGGAGCATCATCCAGACAGAC TTCCGCTGCTGCGGGGTCTCCAACTACACCGACTGGTTCGAGGTGTACAACGCCACGCGCGTGCCCGACTCCTGCTGCCTGGAGTTCAGCGAGAGCTGCGGGCTGCACGCGCCCGGCACCTGGTGGAAAGCG CCGTGTTACGAGACGGTGAAGATGTGGCTCCAGGAGAACCTGCTGGCCGTGGGCATCTTCGGGCTGTGCACGGCCCTGGTGCAG ATCTTGGGCCTGACCTTCGCCATGACCATGTACTGCCAGGTGGTGAAGGCTGACACCTATTGTGCGTAG
- the TSPAN4 gene encoding tetraspanin-4 isoform X2, with amino-acid sequence MARGCLQGVKYLMFAFNLLFWLGGCGILGVGIWLAATQGNFATLSSSFPSLSAANLLIVTGTFVMAIGFVGCIGAIKENKCLLLTFFVMLLLVFLLEASIAILFFAYTDKIDRYAQRDLKKGLHLYGTPGNVGLTNAWSIIQTDFRCCGVSNYTDWFEVYNATRVPDSCCLEFSESCGLHAPGTWWKAPCYETVKMWLQENLLAVGIFGLCTALVQILGLTFAMTMYCQVVKADTYCA; translated from the exons ATGGCGCGCGGCTGCCTGCAGGGCGTCAAGTACCTCATGTTCGCCTTCAACCTGCTCTTCTGG CTGGGAGGCTGCGGCATCCTCGGCGTTGGCATCTGGCTGGCGGCCACGCAGGGGAACTTCGCCACCCTGTCCTCCTCCTTCCCGTCCCTGTCGGCCGCCAACCTGCTTATTGTCACCGGCACCTTCGTGATGGCCATCGGCTTTGTGGGCTGCATCGGGGCCATCAAGGAGAACAAATGCCTTCTGCTCACC TTCTttgtgatgctgctgctggtgttcctGCTGGAGGCCTCTATTGCCATCCTCTTCTTCGCCTACACTGACAAG ATCGACAGGTACGCCCAGCGGGACCTAAAGAAGGGCCTGCACCTGTATGGCACCCCGGGCAACGTGGGCCTCACCAACGCCTGGAGCATCATCCAGACAGAC TTCCGCTGCTGCGGGGTCTCCAACTACACCGACTGGTTCGAGGTGTACAACGCCACGCGCGTGCCCGACTCCTGCTGCCTGGAGTTCAGCGAGAGCTGCGGGCTGCACGCGCCCGGCACCTGGTGGAAAGCG CCGTGTTACGAGACGGTGAAGATGTGGCTCCAGGAGAACCTGCTGGCCGTGGGCATCTTCGGGCTGTGCACGGCCCTGGTGCAG ATCTTGGGCCTGACCTTCGCCATGACCATGTACTGCCAGGTGGTGAAGGCTGACACCTATTGTGCGTAG
- the TSPAN4 gene encoding tetraspanin-4 isoform X3 produces the protein MAIGFVGCIGAIKENKCLLLTFFVMLLLVFLLEASIAILFFAYTDKIDRYAQRDLKKGLHLYGTPGNVGLTNAWSIIQTDFRCCGVSNYTDWFEVYNATRVPDSCCLEFSESCGLHAPGTWWKAPCYETVKMWLQENLLAVGIFGLCTALVQILGLTFAMTMYCQVVKADTYCA, from the exons ATGGCCATCGGCTTTGTGGGCTGCATCGGGGCCATCAAGGAGAACAAATGCCTTCTGCTCACC TTCTttgtgatgctgctgctggtgttcctGCTGGAGGCCTCTATTGCCATCCTCTTCTTCGCCTACACTGACAAG ATCGACAGGTACGCCCAGCGGGACCTAAAGAAGGGCCTGCACCTGTATGGCACCCCGGGCAACGTGGGCCTCACCAACGCCTGGAGCATCATCCAGACAGAC TTCCGCTGCTGCGGGGTCTCCAACTACACCGACTGGTTCGAGGTGTACAACGCCACGCGCGTGCCCGACTCCTGCTGCCTGGAGTTCAGCGAGAGCTGCGGGCTGCACGCGCCCGGCACCTGGTGGAAAGCG CCGTGTTACGAGACGGTGAAGATGTGGCTCCAGGAGAACCTGCTGGCCGTGGGCATCTTCGGGCTGTGCACGGCCCTGGTGCAG ATCTTGGGCCTGACCTTCGCCATGACCATGTACTGCCAGGTGGTGAAGGCTGACACCTATTGTGCGTAG